TCAGAGCCCACGCCAGCTCACCGGACAAGGCCATGGTGCCTCCTTCCCGTATGATAGCCTCCCCTGGGCCCTCCCTCGTGGTGGCCTGCAGCTGGAATCGGTACCGCAGGCGGGGGCTGAGGTTGGTCAGGTTGTGTGTCCGCAGCTCAGGGTCTGGGAGGTCAAAGGACAACTGCTCCTTGCTCCCGTCATTCACTGTGAGGACAGGTGAGCGGTGGGCTTCGGTCCCCGGTGCGGCCCActcccaggctcccccctccaccccccggcCGGGTCCACGATACACGTACGAGGTTGGTAGGAGAGCACGTAGCCCGTGAGCACACCGTTATGGCTGAGTGGAGGCTGCCAGTGCAGCAGCAGGCTGGTATTCGACTGGCACTCCAGGTGCAACGCCTCAGGGTGTCCAGGCACTGCGGGGCACAGAGACCAGTGGCAAGTGCTCGCCCCAGTCACCCCAGGTGGGAAGGGCCGGGGGGTGTGGAGGCAGGGGTGCAGGGCACAGAGCTCACCTCCCtcaggggtgttgaaggtcatCCCACTGGCGGGCCCCAGTCCCCTCCCATTAAAGGCCTGAACCTCCACCCGGTAGGAGCTGTAGGGCTGCAGGCCTCCCAGGATGGCGCTGGTGGCATTGGCGGGCACCACCACATAGCCTTTGTGGACGTGCCTCTTGCTGTGCCTCCTCTGACTGCCTTCCCACCAGTATGTCACCTGCAGGTGGACAGGAGACCCCAGAAGGACAGAAAGCGTCTGGCAGTGacctgggttggggtggggtggagtggggggggGGCGCGTGTTCCCCACAGCCCTCCCAAGGGAGCAGCTGGCAGAAATCCAGCCCCAGTCCTGTCACTCCTGGTTGCCCCACCCGTCACCCCAGggatctccccagcccccacGTGATGGACTCTTACATTGTATCCCCGGAGGTGGCCTTTGACCTGGGCTGGGTCCACAGACTGCCACCTGACCAGCACAGTGCTTGAATTGAGGGCCTTGACGGGTTCCAGCAGAGGGATTGCCTGGGGGTCTGCAAAGGGCCGGTGACATGGATGAGGCCAGCCCAGGACTCTGCCCACCCAGAGCAGGAAGATGGATTTGGATGTGATGTAACAGGTGGGCAGATTAAGGAGCAAGGGCATTTGCATGGTCTCAGGGTCTCTCCacgaagagagagaaaatagtaaCTACGTGACATAAGAACTAGAAAAGATCTTGACTGCATATAAAACTGAACATTTGGTTATGTTCTAGATTCAAGGCAAGGGAAGAAGCAGGATAAGTGGACGCCATGCGGGAGATCCTGACTTGGACCACGGACTGCGGGAAAGACAGTCCTGGGCCCCACACTGCGGGTATTGGCTGCCATCAAACAGACAGTTAAGTTATAGATGCCAACTTATGGATGGTCAGTGCCTTTCTGGATTTGCAAGACAGCTCTTTGGTTACATAAGCAAATAGCCTTACTCTTAGGGAATGTACTATATTAAGAGGCAGGAGCTGGCACCAGGCTGGATCCCTGAGTGGGGGGCAGAGAGTGGGCCAGGGAGGCATACGTGGGCTCCACCCGACCCCCCGGGTATGGGCGGGGCCAGCCCGATACTCACAGTCCTCTCCAGAGTAGCCGATGGTGATCTGAGGCTCGGGGCCCTTGCCCTGGCTGTTGACGGTCTGGACTTTGATCTCATATGGCACAAAGGTAGATGTATTGGACACCACCAGGAAGGGGTCACTGACGATCTGTTCctgccaggccccctgcatcTTCTGGGGGCGCCACTGCACTCGATACTGAACCTGGGGGGCATTCCAGTCCATCCACCGCAGCGGCTGGAGGGGGAGAACGGAAAAGAAGTTGGGTAGTCAAGGTCCCTGGTCCTTAGGACAGCCAGTTTTTTGGGGGAGTCGCAAACCCGAGTCCTGATCTGAGGTCCAGGGGTGCGCTCGGCCCAGGGCCCTCACCTTCCAAGTGATGATCATGTTGTTGGTCTCGTTTCCTTCCCCCTTcacgtccacaggattcttctcCGGGGCTGCAAAGTAATATGGACACATCAATGCTGTGGGCGCCCACCAAGGCCACAAAGGGCGAAGACCAAGAAAGAAATGACCTATTATGACCCTGGATGTCAGGAGGCAGTCGCCGCCCCAGGGGAACCCCTGGCAGCAAGGGAGCTTGGGCACCATCCCTTTTCCTGACTTTCCCTGGTGCTCACCTGCCTCCGGCGTGACCACAGTCTCAGAGTCCGGGCTGGGCTCCCCAGGGCCGTATTTGTTGATGGCAGTGACTCGAAAGGTATAGTGGACATAAGGCGACAGCTTGAGGGTGGTGGAGGTCTGGTTCCCGGGCACCTTGCCCAGGCTGTACCACTTCTCGGGAGCCATCTCCTTGTCCTCAAATTCAATGTCATACTCTGCCAAGAAGTGAACGAGCAGTGGAGTCATTGGTGGGTGgcgagtgggggaggggggcatgcAAAGTCTGGCTCTCTTGGAGGAAGGGACAAGGAACCAGAAGGGAGGGCGAATGGAGTGCCATGCTGCTGTCTTCTTACTTTCAATGGGGGCATTGTGGTCATCAGCCGGGCTCCAAGACAGGCGCACCTGGCTCTGCTTCAGCAGGTGGCGATCAGACAGCTCCAGCTGGGGTACGGGTCCAGGGCTCCCTGGGGGACACAGGAGCTGGATCTCGGGCCCACTTGCGACCCAGCTGGCCCGCTCCCCCTGCGACAGCTGCCTGGGCTCTTCCATCTCCCTCGCCTCTGCGCCACGAGGTGGATACCCTCTGGGGACTCACCCACCACCAGCAGCTCTGCCTGGCTCTCCACCATGTCCAGCTTGGTGCTGGCCACACAGCTGTAGTTGCCCTGGTCACTGTAGTCCAGGCTGTGGATGACCAGGCGCTCATCTTCTATGAAGTacctggtggggggtgggggtggggacacacTTGTTCTTCTAGCCCCCCAGGGGACCCACAACTCCCTGCCGCATGccactccttcctcctccctctcctgccaggttcttctgctcAACAGCGGGTCATGTCCCCACCCCCACGTATGAGGCCAGGAGGTCTGGGCATCCTgcatcccccaccccgccccctccctccaccaaGCCCAGGTTGGGGCTGGGCCCGCACTTGTCACTGTCCCCCAGCTCCTGCAGGTCGAGAGCATCCCTGCGCCAGGTGGTGCTGTGCTGCAGGGAGGGGTCAAAGGAGGCCTGGCACGTGAACATCACTCGGGAGCCTCTCTTCTCTATTGTGCTGCGGGGCCCCTGCATGATCCGAGTGGCATCTGGGGATGAGGACAAGAAGGGGAAGGTCACTCCAGGATCCCCCAGAGACCCTGACCCTCCCTCAGGGAGGGGCTGCTGGCCACaatcagcagcagcagggaggggcATCGGACCTTTGACCTGCAGGTTAGCCACAATGGTCACGTTGCTTTGGTCGTTGGCAGCCTGGCAGAAGTAGTGCCCAGTGTCATTGGCCTGGAGGTCTCGGATGCCCAGGGTCCCGTTGGTGTAGGGGAAGAAGCGCTCGTCCTGCAGCACTGTCTTTCCTTCCCTGTCCAGCCTGGCACAAGCAAGGCGGGCCTTGCTCAGACCCCAGTGGGCTGGGACCCCTGGCCCTCCTTGGTTGCCTGGGCTGGAAGATGGCTTCCaggtgcccccccaccccctgccaccagAGTCAGGGCACGCACCACTGGACGCTGGGCACAGGGGCTCCGAAGGCCTTGCACAGAAGGTAGGCGGTGCTGCCCTGGACTGCCATGTATGTCTCATTGTCTGGGGTCAGGATCTTGGCTGGCAGCTCTGAGCGAGGAGCAGTCATGGGAGACAGGGCCGAACTCAGGGCCCTGAGTTCGGGCGAGCGCCCACATGCAGTCAGCGGGCAGACGCAGGGATCACGAGGGCAGCTTCTCCCAGGAGAGCTGGCAGCCTCTGGAAGCTGACAGTGACTCCACCAGGCCCCCGTGCGCCCTGCCCACCTTGCTTCCCTGTGGCCCCTGCCAGGCTGAGCCTCTCTCGGCCTCTTGTCTCAGTCTCCCATGTCCTATCAATTATGTGAGGCTCCCCCCAACCCACTGACAGCCTGCCTCTTCCTGAAAGCTCTCTGGGTCTCCCCAAGCCCACCTTCCCCAAAGCTTGGGGACAGAAGCATCTTGGCCAGGGTGAGCCTCTGCTCGGGGACCACGCTCGGAGGCTGCTTTTTTGTCTGGAAATACCAGCAAGACCCTGCCCCATTGTTGGCAGGATGGGCGGGAGACGTGGGGAAGGCTCCAGACAGGAGCAGGGCAGCCACAGCACACAGACCAGCTGGTGGCTGAGTCGGCCTGGTGGCCTTGCCCGGGGCAGGGCTGCAAGGACAGACCAGGGGGCTATAAGGCAAGGTGGCTGACACTCACCCACAACATAGATGTAGGCATTGGCCAGCAGGAGCCCGTGGCGGTTGCGGGCCTCACACTGGGTCACCATAGTGTCACTGGGCTGCAGGTTGCTCAGGACCAGGGCTCCATGGTGGATCCGGTACTTCTGGTCCTTGCCCAGCTCTGAGCAGATGGCAGGTGGGCCATGGGCCCAGGGTGGGGCAGTGAGTTACTATCCCCAGGGCCCCCCAGCCTCGCTCCCCGTCCCTGCTCAAAGCCCTGCTTACCCTCCACAGGGATCCCATTGATTCTCCAGGTGACCtccggttggggcctgccctgcaCTTGACAGTCCAGGCGGGCAGTCTCCCCTGGCCCGTACAGATGGCTCTGGGGCTTGTGTAGCCAGTATGGTGCAGCTGCCAGGAAGGGGAGAACCGATCTGAGCTCACAGCGGGCGGCCAGCTCTCAGGCCAGCCCTGACTctgcccaccctcaccccctgTGACCATGGGCATGGCATTCTGGCTGTCTGAATGCCGGCAGTGGCACCATACCCTCCACGGTGACATAGTAGGCGTGGCGGTCACTGCCCAGCGAGTTCTCAGCCAGGCAGCGGTACTCGCCGTCATCCTCCTCGCCCACGTTCAGCAACTGCAGCGTCTTGTTGTGGTTCTGGTAGGTGACCCGGTCAGCTGGCATAGGGCCGCTTGGGCGCAGCCACTTGATGGTGGGCGTGGGGCTGCCCGGGGCCAC
This Budorcas taxicolor isolate Tak-1 chromosome X, Takin1.1, whole genome shotgun sequence DNA region includes the following protein-coding sequences:
- the L1CAM gene encoding neural cell adhesion molecule L1 gives rise to the protein MQAGACTRMPEMPRGKLTPPESSLGASTPSRTPYMCPHLPSPPAPSLSHPPATLPSGRSLSQARPALPRRFGAAGKMAVALRYLWPLLLCSPCVLIQIPEEYEGHHVMEPPIITEQSPRRVVVFPTDDVSLKCEASGKPEVQFRWTRDGILFKPREELGMIVNQAPHSGSFSITGNSSNFAQSFQGTYRCFASNKLGTAMSHEIQLMAEGTPKWPKETVKPVEVEEGESVILPCHPPPSAEPLRIYWMNSKILHIKQDERVTMGQNGNLYFANVLTSDNHSDYICHAHFPGTRTIIQKEPIDLRVKATNSMMDRKPHLLFPTNSSSHLVALQGQPLVLECIAEGFPTPTIKWLRPSGPMPADRVTYQNHNKTLQLLNVGEEDDGEYRCLAENSLGSDRHAYYVTVEAAPYWLHKPQSHLYGPGETARLDCQVQGRPQPEVTWRINGIPVEELGKDQKYRIHHGALVLSNLQPSDTMVTQCEARNRHGLLLANAYIYVVELPAKILTPDNETYMAVQGSTAYLLCKAFGAPVPSVQWLDREGKTVLQDERFFPYTNGTLGIRDLQANDTGHYFCQAANDQSNVTIVANLQVKDATRIMQGPRSTIEKRGSRVMFTCQASFDPSLQHSTTWRRDALDLQELGDSDKYFIEDERLVIHSLDYSDQGNYSCVASTKLDMVESQAELLVVGSPGPVPQLELSDRHLLKQSQVRLSWSPADDHNAPIEKYDIEFEDKEMAPEKWYSLGKVPGNQTSTTLKLSPYVHYTFRVTAINKYGPGEPSPDSETVVTPEAAPEKNPVDVKGEGNETNNMIITWKPLRWMDWNAPQVQYRVQWRPQKMQGAWQEQIVSDPFLVVSNTSTFVPYEIKVQTVNSQGKGPEPQITIGYSGEDYPQAIPLLEPVKALNSSTVLVRWQSVDPAQVKGHLRGYNVTYWWEGSQRRHSKRHVHKGYVVVPANATSAILGGLQPYSSYRVEVQAFNGRGLGPASGMTFNTPEGVPGHPEALHLECQSNTSLLLHWQPPLSHNGVLTGYVLSYQPLNDGSKEQLSFDLPDPELRTHNLTNLSPRLRYRFQLQATTREGPGEAIIREGGTMALSGMPDFGNISAMAGENYSVVSWVPKEGQCNFGFQIWFKALGDEKLVTRLPPQYVSYNQSSYTQWDLQPDTDYEIQLLKEQVLLHQMAVKTNGTGRVRLPPAGFATEGWFIGFISAIVVLLLVLLILCFIKRSKGGKYSVKDKEDTQVDSEARPMKDETFGEYRSLESDNEEKAFGSSQPSLNGDIKPLGSDDSLADYGGSVDVQFNEDGSFIGQYSGKKEKEAAGGNDSSGATSPVNPIGTLE